From Cannabis sativa cultivar Pink pepper isolate KNU-18-1 chromosome 8, ASM2916894v1, whole genome shotgun sequence, a single genomic window includes:
- the LOC115701269 gene encoding uncharacterized protein LOC115701269 codes for MVRWESKWVARFFFLFLSSLLILQYPSLVSSIQGDEGSATSRNLVEEIEDAVEVHCSRERSRAASKIIEEYLIPFIEKHQYQIPKSCRLHPDNDLFRDQEQHKIRIDVDEWKCGYCRKSFYEERYIDKHFEQRHNNLLNVSHGKCLADVCGALHCDHHIGLPQKTKCNPAASARNKHLCESIADSCFPVSKGPTSSRVHEFFLRQFCDAHTCTGKSKPFSRGRKKRMNILYIVISVLTMLLLLFFYTFIYLYQRGVKTGTQNLRRVSQSGRKKKPS; via the exons ATGGTGAGGTGGGAATCCAAATGGGTTGctcgtttcttcttcttattcctCTCTTCACTGCTTATTCTCCAATACCCTTCTCTTGTTTCTTCGATTCAG GGTGATGAGGGATCTGCTACTTCACG AAATTTAGTGGAAGAGATTGAAGATGCTGTTGAGGTACATTGTTCGAGAGAAAGGAGTAGGGCAGCATCGAAAATAATTGAGGAG TATTTGATTCCATTTATTGAGAAACATCAGTATCAGATTCCAAAAAGCTGCAGGCTGCACCCAGACAATGATCTGTTTAGAGATCAGGAGCAACACAAGATCCGTATTGATGTAGATGAATGGAAATGTGGATACTGCAGAAAGAGTTTTTATGAGGAAAGATATATTGATAAGCATTTTGAACAGAGACATAATAATTTGCTTAATGTG AGTCACGGCAAGTGCTTGGCAGATGTATGTGGAGCATTGCATTGTGACCACCATATTGGTTTGCCACAAAAGACCAAGTGCAATCCTGCTGCTTCTGCAAGGAATAAACATTTGTGTGAG AGCATTGCTGATAGTTGTTTCCCAGTTAGCAAAGGCCCAACATCAAGTCGTGTTCATG AATTCTTCTTACGCCAATTCTGTGATGCTCACACTTGCACTGGAAAATCGAAACCTTTCTCTCGTGGTCGCAAG AAAAGAATGAACATACTCTACATCGTCATCTCCGTTTTGACAATGTTGCTTCTTCTGTTTTTCTATACCTTCATTTACTTGTACCAAAG AGGGGTGAAAACGGGAACACAAAATCTGAGACGCGTATCGCAAAGTGGAAGGAAGAAAAAACCCTCTTAG
- the LOC115699368 gene encoding peptidyl serine alpha-galactosyltransferase: MVKLLVLMVVAVVGLFHGAESVEETKQEAPWRIHTLFSVECQNYFDWQTVGLVHSFKKSGQPGPLTRLLSCTDQEKKNYKGMDLAPTFEVPSMSKHPKTGDWYPAINKPAGVVHWLKHSKDAENVDWVVILDADMIIRGPIVPWEIGAEKGRPVAAYYGYLVGCDNALAGMHTKHPELCDKVGGLLAMHIDDLRKLAPLWLSKTEEVREDRAHWGTNLTGDIYGKGWISEMYGYSFGAAEAGLRHKINDNLMLYPGYVPREGVEPILLHYGLPIQVGNWSFSKLEHHEDDIVYKCGKLFPEPPYPREIEQMETDPHKKRALYISVECINTLNDGLLAQHAAYGCSKPGWSKYLSFLKSKKYAELTRPKRLSPASLEFMEDRQKPPVIDTTEKPRPKIHTLFSTECTTYFDWQTVGFMHSFYLSGQPGKITRLLSCTNEDLQKYQGIDLAPTHIVPSMSRHPLTGDWYPAINKPAAVLHWLHHTEIDAEYIVILDADMILRGPITPWEFNAARGHPVSTPYEYLIGCDNELAQLHTSHPDACDKVGGVIIMHIDDLRRFALLWLHKTEEVRADRSHYGTNFTGDIYNSGWISEMYGYSFGAAELGLKHQINNKIMIYPGYVPEPGVHYRVFHYGLEFHVGNWSFDKANWRETDVVNKCWAKFPDPPDPKSLEKIDEGLYQRDLLSIECIKTINDALRLHHERRKCQDPNLIMSPPKLETPKEIAYSRKFGHVDETFTVKNNNNNSEVNHSRKLSEPTETDDSRFSSMRFWIIVLWAFSGLGFVAVMLFLCSIRKGKGTRTKHHRSKRRTPYSGSMD; the protein is encoded by the exons ATGGTTAAATTATTGGTTTTGATGGTGGTGGCGGTGGTGGGTCTCTTTCATGGGGCTGAGAGTGTTGAGGAGACGAAGCAGGAAGCTCCATGGAGAATCCACACACTGTTCTCGGTGGAGTGCCAGAACTACTTTGACTGGCAAACAGTTGGGCTTGTTCATAGCTTCAAGAAATCGGGTCAACCCGGCCCACTTACCCGTCTCCTCAGCTGTACGGACCAGGAGAAGAAGAATTACAAAGGAATGGATTTGGCTCCTACTTTTGAGGTCCCTTCTATGAGCAAACACCCCAAAACTGGTGATTG GTACCCTGCAATTAACAAACCAGCTGGAGTAGTACACTGGCTAAAACATAGTAAAGATGCAGAAAATGTTGATTGGGTTGTGATTTTGGACGCTGACATGATCATTAGAGGCCCAATTGTACCATGGGAAATTGGTGCTGAGAAAGGCAGACCTGTTGCTGCATATTATGG GTACTTGGTCGGATGCGATAATGCTCTTGCTGGAATGCACACTAAACACCCGGAACTATGTGATAAAGTTGGTGGGCTTCTAGCTATGCATATCGATGATCTTAGGAAACTAGCACCCTTGTGGCTTTCGAAAACAGAAGAAGTGCGAGAAGATCGAGCTCATTGGGGAACAAATCTTACTGGTGACATTTATGGGAAAGGATGGATCAGTGAGATGTATGGATACTCTTTTGGTGCTGCTGAA GCAGGACTTCGACACAAGATCAATGATAATCTGATGCTATACCCAGGTTATGTTCCACGAGAAGGCGTTGAGCCTATTCTTCTTCATTATGGCTTGCCAATTCAAGTGGGAAATTGGTCTTTTAGCAAATTAGAACACCACGAAGACGACATTGTTTACAAATGTGGGAAACTCTTCCCTGAACCTCCTTATCCTAGAGAG ATAGAGCAAATGGAAACTGATCCACATAAAAAGCGTGCTCTGTATATTAGCGTAGAATGTATTAACACTTTAAATGACGGTCTTTTAGCACAACATGCAGCATATGGCTGTTCTAAGCCGGGTTGGTCAAAATACTTGAGTTTTCTAAAGAGCAAGAAATATGCTGAACTGACAAGGCCGAAGCGTTTGTCTCCAGCTAGTTTGGAATTTATGGAGGATAGACAAAAGCCACCGGTCATTGACACCACAGAGAAGCCACGTCCAAAAATCCATACTTTATTCTCCACCGAGTGTACAACTTACTTCGATTGGCAAACTGTAGGTTTTATGCATAGTTTCTACCTGAGCGGCCAGCCTGGAAAAATTACACGACTTCTTAGCTGTACTAATGAAGATTTGCAGAAATATCAGGGCATTGATCTGGCACCCACTCATATAGTCCCTTCCATGAGCCGGCATCCATTAACGGGCGATTG GTATCCAGCAATTAATAAACCAGCTGCTGTACTTCACTGGCTTCATCATACCGAAATTGATGCAGAGTATATAGTGATTCTTGATGCTGATATGATACTCAGAGGTCCAATTACTCCATGGGAATTTAATGCAGCACGCGGGCACCCAGTTTCAACTCCCTACGA ATATCTCATTGGCTGTGACAATGAGCTTGCACAACTCCATACTAGCCATCCCGATGCCTGTGACAAGGTTGGGGGTGTAATCATCATGCATATAGATGACCTTCGAAGATTCGCTTTACTGTGGTTGCATAAAACCGAAGAAGTACGTGCTGACAGAAGTCATTATGGAACGAATTTCACTGGCGATATATATAATTCTGGGTGGATAAGTGAGATGTATGGCTACTCATTTGGAGCAGCAGAG TTGGGTTTAAAACACCAAATTAATAATAAGATCATGATATACCCGGGATATGTTCCCGAACCCGGTGTCCATTATAGAGTTTTCCATTATGGATTGGAATTTCATGTTGGTAATTGGAGCTTTGACAAGGCAAACTGGAGGGAAACTGATGTGGTCAACAAATGCTGGGCCAAGTTTCCAGATCCTCCCGACCCTAAATCGCTTGAAAAGATTGACGAAGGATTATATCAGAGGGATTTGCTAAGCATAGAATGTATTAAGACTATCAACGATGCATTGCGCTTGCACCACGAACGAAGAAAATGCCAGGACCCCAATTTAATAATGTCCCCCCCGAAATTGGAAACTCCCAAAGAAATTGCATATTCAAGGAAATTTGGTCATGTTGATGAAACTTTTACTgtgaaaaacaacaacaacaattcagAAGTAAATCATTCTCGGAAATTGTCAGAGCCAACCGAGACTGATGATAGCAGGTTTAGCTCAATGCGGTTCTGGATAATTGTTCTGTGGGCATTTTCTGGCTTGGGTTTTGTGGCGGTTATGTTGTTCTTGTGCTCGATTCGCAAAGGGAAAGGCACACGAACAAAACACCATAGAAGCAAGAGAAGGACACCCTATTCAGGTTCAATGGATTGA
- the LOC115699544 gene encoding protein WVD2-like 7 isoform X2, protein MGETTCLMQVQPFSYASGPPNEANEGNPIHAFGQSISFGRFMSESLAWEKWSTFSNNRYVEEAERFSQPGSVAQKKAFFEAHYKNLAARKAAAAAAALLEKENAAASANSAALDKHPQPTQDSKVSNFEAVVDELGQRNLVVNGNGHCPKIEAFDCRKVVEVSSNVENQEEEKLKELNVTAKMEKSISKPEQEVSKKKITLSSSKSSTKSSAFTRLSTKSAASTTTATPLNKRLVIEQADKKRSSTPKSLHKAINFTPIRELNRITSSVIRKIENSRMGASSSKANKDLSTPLRTPNMVSKNGVRQQTLNTPCSANRRVTTTTPLNPPNAGTKSSGPKWRLLPTENKIRSPFSSTPFSLRTEERAAKRQEKLEEKFNANEAKTEQLQTKVKEKPEIAAGNLNPSLCFKARPLPDFYKQRKPQQNEMKKVPVTRPQSPNLRSKPTPTKVEKRTSQTPNRPPVKSNGSKQIQGKNARSPTCSLISRPTRTTTITHENRSPNIQQGLMKADEYKL, encoded by the exons ATGGGAGAAACAACTTGTCTCATGCAAGTTCAACCATTTTCTTATGCTTCTGGTCCACCCAATGAAGCCAATGAG GGGAACCCAATTCATGCATTTGGGCAATCAATCTCTTTTGGGAGGTTTATGTCAGAGTCCTTAGCTTGGGAAAAATGGTCAACCTTTTCTAATAACCGTTATGTTGAAGAGGCTGAGAGGTTCTCTCAGCCAGGCTCAGTGGCTCAGAAGAAAGCTTTTTTCGAAGCTCATTACAAGAATTTAGCAGCTAGAAAGGCAGCTGCTGCAGCAGCGGCCTTGCTTGAAAAGGAAAATGCTGCAGCATCGGCAAACTCTGCTGCTCTTGATAAACATCCTCAACCAACCCAAGATTCAAAAGTTTCAAACTTTGAAGCTGTTGTTGATGAACTGGGACAACGAAATCTTGTGGTTAATGGAAATGGGCATTGTCCAAAGATCGAAGCTTTTGACTGTAGAAAAGTGGTTGAAGTTTCAAGCAATGTTGAAAATCAAGAAGAGGAAAAACTGAAAGAGTTGAATGTAACAGCAAAGATGGAAAAATCCATATCAAAG CCTGAACAAGAAGTTTCCAAGAAGAAAATaactctttcttcttcaaaatcTTCAACCAAATCTTCAGCTTTCACAAGATTATCGACCAAATCTGCAGCTTCTACTACTACTGCCACTCCATTGAATAAAAGACTAGTAATAGAGCAGGCTGATAAGAAGAGATCATCAACTCCAAAATCCCTTCACAAAGCTATAAATTTCACCCCCATTAGAGAGCTTAATAGAATAACCTCATCAGTCATTAGAAAGATTGAGAATTCTAGAATGGGTGCCAGTTCTTCCAAGGCAAATAAAGATCTTTCCACTCCATTAAGAACTCCAAACATG GTATCTAAGAATGGGGTTCGGCAGCAGACTCTAAACACTCCTTGTTCAGCAAACAGAAG GGTTACAACAACAACACCACTCAATCCCCCAAACGCAGGAACCAAATCATCTGGACCAAAATGGCGGTTGCTCCCTACAGA AAACAAAATAAGATCTCCATTTTCATCCACTCCTTTCAGCTTGAGGACTGAAGAAAGAGCTGCAAAAAGACAGGAG AAGCTTGAAGAAAAATTCAATGCGAATGAGGCAAAAACCGAGCAGCTACAAACAAAAGTCAAG GAAAAACCAGAAATAGCAGCTGGGAATTTAAATCCAAGCCTTTGCTTCAAAGCCAGGCCATTGCCTGATTTTTATAAGCAAAGAAAACCTCAACAGAATGAGATGAAAAAG GTTCCGGTTACTCGTCCTCAATCACCTAATTTGAGAAGCAAGCCTACTCCTACCAAAGTTGAGAAGAGAACTTCTCAAACTCCCAATAGGCCACCAGTGAAGAGCAATGGCTCTAAACAGATTCAGGGAAAGAATGCTCGTAGTCCAACTTGTTCTCTCATTTCACGGCCCACAAGGACGACTACGATAACTCATGAGAACAGATCTCCAAATATTCAGCAGGGCTTAATGAAAGCCGACGAATATAAGCTTTGA
- the LOC115699544 gene encoding protein WVD2-like 7 isoform X1, whose amino-acid sequence MGETTCLMQVQPFSYASGPPNEANEGNPIHAFGQSISFGRFMSESLAWEKWSTFSNNRYVEEAERFSQPGSVAQKKAFFEAHYKNLAARKAAAAAAALLEKENAAASANSAALDKHPQPTQDSKVSNFEAVVDELGQRNLVVNGNGHCPKIEAFDCRKVVEVSSNVENQEEEKLKELNVTAKMEKSISKPEQEVSKKKITLSSSKSSTKSSAFTRLSTKSAASTTTATPLNKRLVIEQADKKRSSTPKSLHKAINFTPIRELNRITSSVIRKIENSRMGASSSKANKDLSTPLRTPNMVSKNGVRQQTLNTPCSANRRVTTTTPLNPPNAGTKSSGPKWRLLPTDCSKFFSGSRNKIRSPFSSTPFSLRTEERAAKRQEKLEEKFNANEAKTEQLQTKVKEKPEIAAGNLNPSLCFKARPLPDFYKQRKPQQNEMKKVPVTRPQSPNLRSKPTPTKVEKRTSQTPNRPPVKSNGSKQIQGKNARSPTCSLISRPTRTTTITHENRSPNIQQGLMKADEYKL is encoded by the exons ATGGGAGAAACAACTTGTCTCATGCAAGTTCAACCATTTTCTTATGCTTCTGGTCCACCCAATGAAGCCAATGAG GGGAACCCAATTCATGCATTTGGGCAATCAATCTCTTTTGGGAGGTTTATGTCAGAGTCCTTAGCTTGGGAAAAATGGTCAACCTTTTCTAATAACCGTTATGTTGAAGAGGCTGAGAGGTTCTCTCAGCCAGGCTCAGTGGCTCAGAAGAAAGCTTTTTTCGAAGCTCATTACAAGAATTTAGCAGCTAGAAAGGCAGCTGCTGCAGCAGCGGCCTTGCTTGAAAAGGAAAATGCTGCAGCATCGGCAAACTCTGCTGCTCTTGATAAACATCCTCAACCAACCCAAGATTCAAAAGTTTCAAACTTTGAAGCTGTTGTTGATGAACTGGGACAACGAAATCTTGTGGTTAATGGAAATGGGCATTGTCCAAAGATCGAAGCTTTTGACTGTAGAAAAGTGGTTGAAGTTTCAAGCAATGTTGAAAATCAAGAAGAGGAAAAACTGAAAGAGTTGAATGTAACAGCAAAGATGGAAAAATCCATATCAAAG CCTGAACAAGAAGTTTCCAAGAAGAAAATaactctttcttcttcaaaatcTTCAACCAAATCTTCAGCTTTCACAAGATTATCGACCAAATCTGCAGCTTCTACTACTACTGCCACTCCATTGAATAAAAGACTAGTAATAGAGCAGGCTGATAAGAAGAGATCATCAACTCCAAAATCCCTTCACAAAGCTATAAATTTCACCCCCATTAGAGAGCTTAATAGAATAACCTCATCAGTCATTAGAAAGATTGAGAATTCTAGAATGGGTGCCAGTTCTTCCAAGGCAAATAAAGATCTTTCCACTCCATTAAGAACTCCAAACATG GTATCTAAGAATGGGGTTCGGCAGCAGACTCTAAACACTCCTTGTTCAGCAAACAGAAG GGTTACAACAACAACACCACTCAATCCCCCAAACGCAGGAACCAAATCATCTGGACCAAAATGGCGGTTGCTCCCTACAGA TTGTTCAAAGTTTTTCAGTGGTAGCAGAAACAAAATAAGATCTCCATTTTCATCCACTCCTTTCAGCTTGAGGACTGAAGAAAGAGCTGCAAAAAGACAGGAG AAGCTTGAAGAAAAATTCAATGCGAATGAGGCAAAAACCGAGCAGCTACAAACAAAAGTCAAG GAAAAACCAGAAATAGCAGCTGGGAATTTAAATCCAAGCCTTTGCTTCAAAGCCAGGCCATTGCCTGATTTTTATAAGCAAAGAAAACCTCAACAGAATGAGATGAAAAAG GTTCCGGTTACTCGTCCTCAATCACCTAATTTGAGAAGCAAGCCTACTCCTACCAAAGTTGAGAAGAGAACTTCTCAAACTCCCAATAGGCCACCAGTGAAGAGCAATGGCTCTAAACAGATTCAGGGAAAGAATGCTCGTAGTCCAACTTGTTCTCTCATTTCACGGCCCACAAGGACGACTACGATAACTCATGAGAACAGATCTCCAAATATTCAGCAGGGCTTAATGAAAGCCGACGAATATAAGCTTTGA
- the LOC115699543 gene encoding protein FAR1-RELATED SEQUENCE 5, with product MDSNEENKERCQSPRGSSSDMSQVVIAGFCGQSEGGESLKNVVKNRVVNDGEHDENQSPNVSSVDIDGEECQTPKLSSVNECEMDVDYSRFESSSVDLSESGSGVKDEEEDLYLVPDVGIEFESEDHAYKCYSRYAVLEGFSIRKDFVNKSRIDGAVVSRRYTCYRQGYRPVRPNSNARKPRQETRTGCLAHMTIARQTNDKFRVTHFETKHNHEFVNSSTTHMLPSQKRLTFAQAVEDELSNHCVIDGVPKLGMGFNSEDQAYEFYNTYAGRVGFSVRKDYVNRSKIDGAVASRRFTCFREGFRQRDKRDMNVKRPRKETRIGCSAQLVISRQSDGKYRITHFEEKHNHELVAPCRIHMLRSQKRLVVTQVEEGSLVDSSNGQQQAIPASDLMCKTVRDIDYKGKLPSKCTREIREGEGVKMQQYFIGKHSKNPSFFYAMQPDADGQITNVFWADAKMVMDYGDFGDVVCFNTSYKLHKDCRPFAPFIGINHHKQIVIFGAALLYDETLESYKWLFRTFLEAMSGKKPKTILTDQDVVMAEAINTVLVGAHHRTCLWHLYQNGVKQLGYMFAGSSSFINDLSRCFFDQEEEEDFINAWKAMLDLYGLWENDWLHQIYENREKWAIPYRRHIFSADMERSLQFETFTTSLRKYLNPDSDVIPLLKHLAKLVNDFHYKELEANYDMSQHPPKLMGDVIFLKHARDFYTPSVFELFQHEYETCLNMVVNRCTNSEALFQYRVSLYGQQREYTVTFDSADDTICCNCMKFECVGVLCSHAMKVLDYRNIKLLPTKYILKRWTKDARV from the coding sequence ATGGACTCTAatgaagaaaataaagagaGGTGTCAGAGTCCAAGAGGTTCTTCTTCTGATATGAGTCAGGTGGTTATTGCTGGTTTTTGTGGTCAGAGTGAAGGAGGTGAAAGCCTGAAGAATGTTGTAAAGAATAGAGTGGTTAATGATGGTGAACATGATGAGAACCAGAGCCCAAATGTTTCATCTGTTGACATTGATGGTGAGGAATGTCAAACCCCAAAATTATCTTCTGTTAATGAGTGTGAAATGGATGTTGATTATAGTCGTTTTGAGTCTTCCTCGGTGGATTTATCAGAATCTGGCAGTGGTGTTAAGGATGAGGAAGAAGACTTATATTTGGTTCCAGATGTTGGGATTGAGTTTGAATCAGAAGACCATGCTTACAAATGTTATAGTAGATATGCTGTTTTGGAAGGTTTCAGTATCAGAAAAGATTTTGTAAACAAAAGTAGGATAGATGGTGCAGTGGTTTCCAGAAGATACACTTGTTATAGGCAAGGCTATCGGCCCGTCAGGCCGAATAGTAATGCCAGGAAACCACGGCAGGAGACTAGAACTGGCTGTTTAGCACATATGACTATAGCACGCCAAACCAATGACAAGTTCCGTGTCACTCATTTTGAAACGAAGCACAATCATGAGTTTGTTAACTCTTCAACAACTCACATGTTACCATCACAGAAGAGGTTGACTTTTGCTCAAGCAGTTGAGGATGAGTTATCTAATCATTGTGTGATAGATGGTGTACCAAAGCTTGGAATGGGGTTTAACTCAGAAGATCAAGCATATGAGTTTTACAATACATATGCTGGACGAGTAGGCTTCAGTGTTAGGAAAGATTATGTAAATAGGAGTAAGATAGATGGTGCTGTGGCATCTAGAAGATTTACTTGCTTCAGAGAAGGTTTTAGGCAGAGAGACAAACGCGATATGAACGTGAAGAGGCCTCGAAAGGAAACTAGAATAGGATGTTCGGCGCAGTTGGTCATTTCTAGACAGTCTGATGGTAAATATAGGATTACTCACTTCGAGGAAAAACACAATCATGAGCTAGTTGCTCCTTGTAGAATTCACATGTTAAGATCACAGAAGAGATTAGTTGTGACACAAGTTGAAGAAGGTAGTTTAGTAGATAGTTCTAATGGTCAGCAACAGGCAATACCAGCTTCGGATTTAATGTGTAAGACAGTTAGAGATATAGATTATAAAGGTAAACTACCATCCAAATGTACAAGAGAAATAAGGGAAGGAGAAGGTGTTAAAATGCAGCAATATTTTATTGGCAAGCATTCTAAAAACCCTTCCTTTTTCTATGCTATGCAACCTGATGCTGATGGTCAAATAACAAATGTCTTTTGGGCTGATGCAAAGATGGTGATGGACTATGGTGATTTTGGTGATGTTGTTTGCTTCAATACGAGTTACAAACTACATAAAGACTGCAGACCTTTTGCACCTTTTATTggaataaatcatcataaacaAATAGTGATATTTGGTGCTGCACTTTTGTATGATGAAACACTTGAATCATACAAGTGGCTTTTTAGAACTTTCTTAGAGGCTATGTCAGGTAAGAAACCAAAGACTATCCTCACTGATCAAGATGTGGTAATGGCTGAGGCAATCAATACAGTGTTGGTAGGAGCACATCATAGAACTTGTCTGTGGCATCTATACCAAAATGGAGTCAAACAACTTGGTTACATGTTTGCAGGGTCAAGTTCTTTTATTAATGATTTAAGCCGTTGCTTTTTTGATCaggaagaggaagaagatttcATTAATGCATGGAAGGCTATGTTGGATCTGTACGGTCTATGGGAAAATGATTGGTTACATCAGATATATGAAAACAGAGAAAAATGGGCCATACCATATAGAAGGCATATTTTCTCTGCTGACATGGAAcgttcattacaattcgaaacTTTTACTACAAGCTTGAGAAAGTACTTGAATCCCGATTCGGATGTCATTCCCTTGTTAAAGCATCTAGCTAAATTAGTGAATGATTTTCACTACAAAGAATTGGAAGCTAACTATGATATGAGCCAACACCCTCCAAAATTAATGGGGgatgtaatttttttgaagCATGCAAGGGATTTCTACACTCCATCTGTATTTGAATTGTTCCAGCATGAATATGAGACATGTCTAAATATGGTTGTGAACCGATGCACGAACAGTGAGGCGCTATTCCAGTACAGAGTTAGTCTATATGGGCAACAGAGGGAGTACACAGTTACTTTTGATTCAGCGGATGACACGATTTGCTGCAATTGTATGAAGTTTGAGTGTGTTGGAGTTTTGTGCAGCCATGCAATGAAAGTGCTCGACTATAGGAACATAAAGCTTCTTCCAACCAAGTACATCTTGAAGAGATGGACAAAAGATGCAAGAGTCTGA
- the LOC115698643 gene encoding uncharacterized protein LOC115698643, whose amino-acid sequence MKREGRQHGMVRTLRILPSPLNPRPETRFVNRFDSPATAGLFTRVSTKPTGHSKFTGKCGQPRCNGCHLHPTCKAKDKTKGNMKLKSNDVVSNHRLLTWRVVDGRTGLNNVSGFSATQILDQLSDFHEDDDDDEEQVESGYGYDYGPNNANEPIRIDLEIDDETGVENIIKNNDDDDDDEKEERMSFCDVGFVLEQEEDDGWCLVGEM is encoded by the coding sequence ATGAAGAGAGAGGGTCGTCAACATGGGATGGTTCGGACCTTAAGAATCCTACCCTCACCGTTAAACCCAAGACCCGAGACCCGTTTCGTGAACCGGTTCGATTCCCCAGCCACAGCGGGGCTGTTCACTCGGGTCTCCACCAAACCCACGGGCCACTCTAAATTCACGGGCAAGTGCGGGCAGCCACGTTGCAACGGGTGCCACTTGCATCCGACGTGTAAAGCCAAGGATAAGACCAAAGGCAATATGAAGCTCAAGTCAAACGACGTCGTTTCCAATCACAGGTTGCTGACTTGGCGAGTCGTCGATGGCCGAACTGGGTTGAATAATGTTTCTGGGTTCTCTGCCACTCAGATCTTGGATCAACTCTCCGATTTccatgaagatgatgatgatgatgaagaacaAGTAGAAAGTGGTTATGGTTATGATTATGGTCCAAATAATGCTAATGAGCCTATTAGGATTGATTTAGAGATCGATGATGAAACAGGGGTTGAGAATATCATCAagaataatgatgatgatgatgatgatgaaaaagaagaaagaatgaGCTTTTGTGATGTGGGATTTGTGTTGgaacaagaagaagatgatggttGGTGCTTGGTGGGAGAAATgtga
- the LOC115698834 gene encoding cystinosin homolog, which translates to MGSWNTIPMEITYEALGWIAFLCWSLCFYPQVILNFRRKSVVGLNFDFIVLNLTKHTSYLIYNVTLYFSSTVQNQYFQKYGFGQMIPVAANDVALSIHVTLLTIILLFQISIYERGDQTISKIALLIVSVVWLFAGVCFFIALQTQSWLWLISIFNIIQVCMTVIKYTPQVFMNFKRKSTEGFSIGYVLCDFSGGVANFAQMIVQSLDQNSWVNFTGNIGKILLSLISMFFDLVFICQRFLIYSTGKVKLPSETSIGKQPLIISDHTEEADNV; encoded by the exons atgggtTCGTGGAATACGATACCGATGGAGATAACATACGAAGCTTTGGGTTGGATTGCTTTTCTCTGTTGGTCACTCTGTTTCTATCCACAAGTCATCTTAAATTTTCGTCGAAAAAg TGTTGTTGGGTTGAACTTTGATTTTATAGTGCTAAACTTAACAAAGCACACTTCTTATCTCATCTACAACGTCACTCTTTACTTCAGTTCCACTGTCCAAAACCAGTATTTCCAGAAATATGGCTTCGGCCAG ATGATACCTGTGGCAGCTAATGATGTGGCTCTCTCTATACATGTTACACTCTTAACAATAATTCTCTTATTCCAAATATCAATCTATGAA AGAGGAGACCAAACCATCTCCAAGATTGCTCTTCTAATAGTCTCTGTTGTGTGGTTATTTGCTGGGGTTTGCTTTTTCATTGCTCTCCAAACCCAATCTTGGCTTTGGTTAATCTCTATATTCAA CATAATTCAAGTTTGTATGACAGTAATCAAATATACACCTCAG gtaTTCATGAACTTCAAGAGGAAAAGCACTGAGGGGTTTAGTATTGGTTATGTTCTATGTGATTTTTCTGGTGGAGTTGCAAATTTTGCACAAATGATTGTACAATCCTTAGATCAAA ATTCTTGGGTAAACTTCACTGGAAATATAGGGAAAATACTTCTATCCTTG ATTTCTATGTTCTTTGACCTTGTATTCATATGCCAACGTTTTCTGATCTATTCCACTGGGAAAGTGAAACTCCCATCTGAAACCAGCATTGGAAAACAACCACTTATTATTAGTGATCACACAGAGGAGGCTGACAATGTTTGA
- the LOC115700326 gene encoding uncharacterized protein LOC115700326 — protein MKWDKEQGYQHEVVRANRTHPISETRNVNRVGSQPVNPSGSFTWVSPTRPKLTCKCCGQPPCNGCHLRPSWKAKDKTKGTRRLKSNDTVLVYKDLLSGFSATAILDLFDRDYQIKYSIYDTCEKDQQEEEEEEVDCDYDI, from the coding sequence ATGAAATGGGACAAGGAACAAGGTTACCAACATGAGGTGGTTCGGGCTAATCGGACCCATCCTATATCCGAAACCAGAAACGTGAATCGGGTCGGGTCACAACCCGTTAACCCATCCGGATCGTTCACTTGGGTGTCCCCGACCAGGCCCAAGCTGACATGCAAGTGTTGCGGTCAGCCTCCGTGTAACGGGTGTCACTTGCGGCCATCGTGGAAAGCAAAGGACAAGACTAAAGGGACACGTAGGCTTAAATCAAACGACACCGTTTTGGTTTATAAGGATTTGCTTTCTGGGTTTTCTGCCACCGCCATTTTGGATCTTTTTGATCGTGATTATCAAATCAAGTACTCCATTTACGATACTTGTGAGAAAGACCAGcaggaggaggaagaagaagaagttgacTGTGATTATGATATCTAA